AACAGCGGGTGCTGGTCGGATCCCCGATCGTCCGTTTCCTCGAGAGCACCGTCGCCTGTGGGATCACTCATGGCCGCACCCCCATCGCGAACAGCAGTTGTGCCACGCCGATCGCGACGAGCATGAACACCGCGACGTTGAGGATCGAGGTCCGTGACCCGGACCCGACCCCACAGACGCCGTGTCCCGACGTACAACCCTTCCCGATGCGGGTTCCGACCCCGATGAGGATTCCGCCGACGAACAGCCGCCAGGGCTGCACGTCGGTCAACCAGACGAATTCCCCGGCGACAACGGAGTATCCCGCGGCGCCCGCGACGATCCCCACCGTGAACACGACTCGCCAGTCCCGGGAACTGACGAATCGGGGCTGCTGGAAACGCCGGAGCCGGGAGGCGTACGACAGCGTCGATTCCAGAAACGTGCTCGCGCCGGCCGGGATCGCCGTCGCCGCGTAGATGATCGCGGTCCCCAGCCCGATGAACAGCCCGCCGAGGAGGTAGTGTTCCCACCCGCGGGGAAACAGCTCCGAACCCAGGAGGGCGATCACCGTCTCCCCCAGTTGTACGGTCGCGTCGATCATGGTCTCTCGTCAGTACCCGAGGGAGCGACAGGCAAAAATCACACGTCAGGTGCGCCGGTTGCCGCCGTCGATGACGAACTACTCGTCGGGTCGTTCCCGCGACAGCTCCCGAAACAAAAGCGTCGGAAACAGGGGTTCGATCCGGCTTGGCGGTCGCCCCCGACTCCCGGCCCCGTCTACCGGCTGCCGGTCCAGAATTCCCTCCTCGGCGAGTTCGTACAGCATCCGCCGTATGGTTCCCTCCGAGAGATCGATCCCGGAAGTCGTGGCGATCGCTGCCGTCGCCGATGTCACCGACATCCGGTCGTCAGGCGACAGCTCGACGAGCCCGGCGAGCACGTGTTGCCAGTTCGTCGGCAACGCGAGCACCCGCCCGAGGGCGACACACGGACGGGGTACCGCCCCGATGCCGGCGTCGAGGTCCGACGGGAGTATCGTGTCGTGACCGTTCTGTTCGGCGACGACCGCCCCACCGAACACAGCCGCCAGCGCGTCGTGTGCGTCGCCGTCGGCCCAGACGGCGAGTTCCCGGAGTTGTTCGTGTGTCAACGCGTCGCGGGAAAGCCCCACTGACGTTCTCTCGGAGAGGATATCGACCAACGCGTGTCGACGGTACGCCGACATCTCCACGACCTGATCCGGGTCGATCGAATGCGATCCAGGGGGGTCCCGACCGACGCCGACCCAGACGAACGTTCCCTCCAGGCTCGACAGCGTTTCCGCGACCGACGAGAGTTCGTGTGTGCGCGGCTCTCCGAGGTGGTCGACGGCGACGACGACGCCATCGCGCCCGTCGATCACCTGGGAGATCTGTTCCCGGATCCGCCCGGTGCTCACTCCCTGCGTGGGTGCGGGACGCTCGAGCAGTCCGTTCAGTACCGCCGCGAGCAGTGAGAACTCGCTGTCGGCCTCGCGTGCGTCGACGTAGACGAACGGGGGCGTTTGCGGCCGCTCCGTTCTCGTCGTCGTGTGGATTCCCCTGTGTTGTTCCCGCGAAACGCCGGCGAGAACGTCGAACGTGGCTTTCACCAGGGCGGTTTTTCCTGCACCTTTCGGCCCCCAGACGTACGCCGACGGCGGAAGTTCCCCGGAGAACGCCGGCTGCAGGGTGTCCAGCAACCGCTCGAGTGCCGCCTCCCGTGAGACCGGCTCCGACGGATGAGAGACCGGACTGAACGCGGCGTAATCCCGGACGAGCTGTCGGCTCCGGTTCCGGCGTAGCCGTCGGATGATGCGTTCCTCGAAGTTCATGTGTCGGGTGGGAACCGGCGTGCTGCTCGTTTCGAACTCACTCGTCGGGGTCGACCGCCCAGCCTTTCGCGCGGTCGACTGCTTCCTGCCATCGGTCGTATCGCCGTTCGATCTCGCGTCTGTCCCCTCCCGGTTCGAAGGTCCTGTCGATCCGCCAGTTCTCCCGGAGTTCCTCGAGATCCTCCCAGTAACCGACTGCGAGACCGGCTGCGTACGCAGCACCCAGTGCGGTCGTCTCGTCGACCTCCGGCCTGACGATCTCCATGTCGACGATGTCGGCCTGGATCCCGCACAGGAAGTTGTTCTTTACCGCGCCGCCGTCGACGCGTAGCTGTTCCGGTTCGACGTCGGCGTCGGCAGCCATCGCCTCGGCGACGTCCCGCGTCTGGTAGGCGATCGACTCGATGGTTGCCCGAACGAGATGTTCTTTTCGGGTACCGCGTGTCATGCCGACGATCGTCCCCCGCGCCCGCTGGTCCCAGTGGGGCGCACCCAGGCCCGTAAACGCCGGCACCAGATACACCCCGTCGGTCGATTCGACCGACCGTGCGAGTTCCTCCGACTGGGCGGGACTCTCGATCAGGTCGACGTCCTCCAGCCACTCGATCGCCGCGCCCGTGATGAAGATCGACCCCTCGAGTGCGTACTGGATCGGCTCGCCCGAACGCTGGAACGCCACGGTCGTGAGCAGGCCGTGTTCGGAGTCGACTGCCTCCTCGCCGGTGTTCATGAGGAAGAAACTCCCCGTACCGTAGGTGTTTTTTGCCTCGCCGGGGGTGAAACACGTCTGCCCGAACAGCGCCGCCTGCTGGTCACCAAGGGCGCCGGCGACGGGCACTTCCGCACCGAGGAAGCCGTCCGGGTCCGTCGTACCGTACGTCTCCTCGTCGGAGGAGGGCCGCACCTCCGGGAGTATCTCGCGGGGCAGCGAAAACTCCGCGAGGAGTTCCTCGTCCCATTCGCCCGCCCGGATGTCGTACAGCATCGTCCGGGAGGCGTTCGTCACGTCGGTCACGTGCTCCTCCGTGAGGTTCCAGATCAGCCACGTGTCGATGGTTCCAAACAGGATCTCGCCCTTCTCGGCCCGTTCGCGAACGTCCTCGTGGCGGGGGGGCTCAACCTCGATCGGGTCGGCGTTCTCCAGTAGCCATTCCGCTTTCGTCGCCGAAAAGTACGCGTCGGGCTCCAGCCCCGTCTTCTTTCGTATTTTCTCCTCCCAGCCGTTTTCGCGCAGTTGTTCGATCCGTTCTGTCGTTCGTCGATCCTGCCAGACGATAGCGTTCTGGATCGGCCGTCCGGAGTCTTGCTCCCACAGAAGCGTCGTCTCCCGCTGGTTCGTCACGCCGATCGCAGCCAACTCCTCCGGTTGCACGCCCGCTCTCGAGAGCGCACGCTCGATGACGGCCTTCGTTTTCTCCCAGATCTCCGCTGGATCGTGTTCGACCCAGCCCGGGGAGGGGTACAGCTGCTCGTGTTTCCGGTACGCGTTTCCGACAACCACCCCGTCGTGGTCGAACAGCATGAACCGCGTCCCGGTCGTCCCCTGGTCGATCGCTCCGACGTATCGTGGCATGGTTCGTTACGCTCGATGAAGCGTTACCGATAACTGTCGTGGAATGGGGGCATAATCTTTCCCCTGTCCGGCGGCAAAACGGGGGCGACCGCGCGGAAGTTCCGGTGAAACTGAAAACGTTATCGACGCTCCGGAATCGGAGATAACATAAAGTGCGTGCGCACGAACCCTCGAAACAGAAATGACCCAATCAGCCGACGTGATCGTCGTCGGCGGCGGATCGACCGGCTGCGGTATCGTCAGGGATCTGGCGATGCGCGGGCTGGACGCCGCCCTCGTCGAGAAGGGGAACCTGACTCACGGGACGACCGGGCGAATGCACGGGCTGCTCCACAGCGGGGGACGCTACGCGGTGTCGGACCGGAAGAGCGCCCGGGAATGTATGGCGGAAAACCGGGTTCTGCGGGAGATCGCCGGCCACTGCATCGAGGAGACAGGCGGGCTGTTCGTGAAACGCCCCGAGGACAGCGAGGAGTACTTCGAACAGAAGCTCGAGGGATGCAGGGAGTGTGACATTCCGGCGGAGGTTATCTCCGGCGAGGAGGCCCGACGGCGGGAGCCGTATCTCGCGGCGGACGTCGACAAAGCCATCACCGTTCCCGACGCGGCGATCGACCCCTTCCGGCTGTGTGTTGCCAACGCTGCCGACGCACAGGACCACGGGGCCCGGATCGAAACCCACGCCGAAGTCGTCGACGTGCTCGTCGAAGACGGGGAAGTCGTCGGCGTGGAGGTCGAACACGACTCGGGACCGGGGAAACGAGTCCATCGGACGCCGGGCACGACCGAGCGCATCTATGCCGACCACGTGGTGAACGCGACCGGCGCGTGGGCCGGCCGGATCGGCGAGCACGCGGGCGTCGACATCGAGGTCAGACCGTCGAAGGGCGTGATGACGGTGATGAACGTCCGGCAGGTCGACACCGTCATCAACCGGTGTCGTCCCAAGGGCGACGCCGACATCGTCGTCCCCCACGAGACGGCGTGCATCCTCGGCACCACCGACGAGGAAGTCGACGACCCCGAGGAGTATCCGGAAGAGCAGTGGGAAGTCGACCTGATGATCGACACGCTTGCAGAGCTGCTTCCGGTGCTCCGGGAGTCGCGAACACTGCGGTCGTTCTGGGGCGTCCGGCCGCTTTATGAACCCCCGGGAACGGGGACCGACGACCCGACCGATATTACCAGGGACTACTTCCTTTTGGATCACGACGAGCGGGACGACCTCCCCGGATTGACGACTGTCGTCGGCGGAAAGCTCACCACCTACCGCCTGATGGCCGAGGACGTCACAGACCACGTCTGCGATCGCCTGGGGATCGACGCCGACTGTGAAACTGCGGATCGGCCGCTCCCCGGTTCCGAGGACCCCATGGCGCTCGAGAAGTATATGAATCAGTTCGGCCTGCGTTCGCCGGTGAGTCGGCGGAGCGTCCAGCGGCTCGGATCGCGGTCGCCCGACGTGCTCGACACCGACGACCCGAACCCGGTCGTCTGCGAGTGCGAGGCGGTCACCCGCGCGGAACTCCAGGACGCGATAACGCAGGCGGGATCTGACCTCAACGCGGTTCGTCTCCGTACCCGGGCCTCGATGGGGAACTGTCAGGGCGGCTTCTGTAGCCATCGGATGGCGGCAGAACTGTATCCGGAGTACGGGGAGGCTGTCGCCCGTGAGGCGCGCGAGGAGCTGTATCGGGAGCGGTTTAAAGGCGTCAGACACTCGCTTTGGGGCGAACAACTCTCGCAGGCGATGCTCACGCACATGCTCCATGCGACGACGATGAATCACGACTGTGATCCTGCCGGCCGGCGGGAAGAAGCGGGTGGATCGGGGATCGACTTCGGCGAGTTCGACCATGGAGCCGAACGCGACGCGTCGGGAGGGAGCCATGGCGCTTGAAAGCGACGTACTAGTGATCGGGGGTGGGCTCGCGGGAACGACAGCCGCAATCGCGGCCACACGAGAGGGTGCAGACGTCAGACTCGTCTCGTACAAGAAAAGCACCCTCCGACAGTCGTCCGGACTCATTGATGCGCTCGGGTACGTTCCCGAACGCGATGGCGACAGTGTCGACTCCGAACGCGATGGCGACAGTGTCGATTCCGGTTCAGGCACCGCGCTCCGCGGTCCGATCGTCGATCCGTTCGGCGCGATCGACGATCTTCCCGAGGAGCACCCCTACTCGGTCGTCGGCGCAGACGCCGTCGAAGCTGGGTTCGCGCTGTTCGACGACCTCGTCGGCGACGCTTACCGGGGGGGACACACCGATACCAACGCGCTCTTCCCGACGTTCGGCGGGACCATCAAACCGACCGCCCGGTATCCGGCGGCGACGGCGGCCGGGGTGGCGAGCGACGATCGCCCGATGTTCGTCGTCGGGTTCCGGTCGCTCACGGCGTACGACGCGGGCGCCCTCGCTGACGGACTGTCGTCGTCGGGTGTCCCGTTCCCGGTGTCGGGCGCGGAGGTCGAGTTCGCCGCGGCGTTCCGGGACGACGCGAAGATCACCCGATTCGCCAGGGCGCTCGACGACGACGAGCCGATCGAGGGGGTTCCCGCCCGAAAAGCGCTGGCGGCGGCGGTCGAACCGCACCTCTCGGAGTTCACCGATTCGGTTGCCGACACCGCCGAAATCCGGGTCGGATTCCCCGCGTTCCTCGGCGAGGACAGGGCTGCCGACGTCCGGGAGGAACTCGGGGATCGACTCGGGGCAGCCGTGTTCGAGATCCCGATGGGACCGCCGAACCTCCCGGGACTCCGACTCGAAGCCCTGTTGCTCGAGGAACTGGACGCGGCGGGAGTCAGCTTCGAGACGGGCGTGAAAGCCGTCGATCGAACGGTCGGAGCAGACGGCGCCGTCGAGGCGGTCCTCGTCGATCGGAACGGAACCCGGGTCCCCTACGCCGCCGACGCCGTCGTTCTCGCGACGGGTGGGCTGATCGGCAAGGGGCTCCAATCGGATCGCAAACGGGTGACCGAACCCGTCTTCGACTGTCCGGTCTCCCACCCGGCCGACCGGTACGATTGGTTCGTCGACGACGCGTTCGGCGGCCATCCGTTCGCCCGGTTCGGCCTCGCGACGGACGACCGGCTCCGCCCCGTCGATCCGACCGGAAACGGCGACCCGGAGTATCCGAACCTGTTTGCCGCCGGCGCAGTGCTCGGCGGTGCCGACGTCGCCCGGGAGAAGTCGGCAAGCGGTGTCTCCCTGGCCACCGGCGTCGTCGCCGGGAGGGGTGCAGCCGCTGTCGCGAACGACACACTGGAGGCAAACCGATGAGCAAACACCAGCCACCATGCGACGACGAGGCGACCGAACCGATCGAGGTGTTCCCCGAGGGGGCACTGGATCTCCGGGCGGGCGCGGACGCCTGCTACAAGTGTACGACCTGCGAGACGTCGTGTCCGGTCGCGGAGGTAGACGACGAGTTCCCCGGGCCGAAGTTCCAGGGGCCCGAACAGTGGCGGCTCAAGCGGAAGGAGGATCAAGACATCGACGATTCGATCCTCTCGTGCTCGAACTGCCTCCGCTGTGATAACGCCTGTCCCTCGGAGGTGCCACTGTCTCAGATGCACAACGAGGCCCGGGGCGAGTACGTCGACGAACAGATGACCAAACTCTCCCGGGAGTACGTCCGGAACCGGATCCTGGCGAACTACGGGTTGCTTGCAGGTATCGGAAGCAAGGTCCCGCGGTTGGTCAACTTCGTCATGGGATTGGGCGTGACCCGAAAGCTCAACGAGAAACTGCTCGGCCTCCCGAGCGAGCGGGAGTTCCCGGCGTTCGCGACACAGACGTTCCGGGAGTGGTGGCGCAAGCGTGGCGGCGCGCAGGTCGAAAGCGACGACAAGCGGGTGGCGTACTTCCACGGCTGTTATTCCAACTACAACACCCCCGAAGTCGGCAAGGCGATGGTTCGGGTGTTCGAGGCGTTCGGGTACGAGGTACTCGTTCCCGAACAGCGGTGTTCGGGGACGCCGATGTTCGCAAATGGGATGCTTTCGGACGCACGGCGGGCCGCCGAAACGAACGTCGAGTCGCTCGCGGCGGCGATCGACGACGGGGCCGACGTCGTCGCCTCCTGTACCTCGTGTTCGCTCTCCCTGCGCACGGAGTATCCCGAACTGTTCGACATCGACCGGATCGACGACGTCTCCGAGCACACCTACGAGGCGCTCGAGTATCTCCGGATCCACGAGGACCTCGAATCGGCTGTCGCGGACGCCGAGGTCGACCATCCTGCGCTGGCGTATCACGCGCCCTGTCACGCGCGAAACCAGGGGCTCGACCGACAGGCTGTCGAACTGTTCCGCGAGGTCGACGGCGTCTCGATCGAGGACGTCGGCGACTCCTGTTCGGGGATCTCGGGAACGTACGGCTGGAAGGC
The Halalkaliarchaeum desulfuricum DNA segment above includes these coding regions:
- the glpA gene encoding anaerobic glycerol-3-phosphate dehydrogenase subunit GlpA, which produces MTQSADVIVVGGGSTGCGIVRDLAMRGLDAALVEKGNLTHGTTGRMHGLLHSGGRYAVSDRKSARECMAENRVLREIAGHCIEETGGLFVKRPEDSEEYFEQKLEGCRECDIPAEVISGEEARRREPYLAADVDKAITVPDAAIDPFRLCVANAADAQDHGARIETHAEVVDVLVEDGEVVGVEVEHDSGPGKRVHRTPGTTERIYADHVVNATGAWAGRIGEHAGVDIEVRPSKGVMTVMNVRQVDTVINRCRPKGDADIVVPHETACILGTTDEEVDDPEEYPEEQWEVDLMIDTLAELLPVLRESRTLRSFWGVRPLYEPPGTGTDDPTDITRDYFLLDHDERDDLPGLTTVVGGKLTTYRLMAEDVTDHVCDRLGIDADCETADRPLPGSEDPMALEKYMNQFGLRSPVSRRSVQRLGSRSPDVLDTDDPNPVVCECEAVTRAELQDAITQAGSDLNAVRLRTRASMGNCQGGFCSHRMAAELYPEYGEAVAREAREELYRERFKGVRHSLWGEQLSQAMLTHMLHATTMNHDCDPAGRREEAGGSGIDFGEFDHGAERDASGGSHGA
- the glpK gene encoding glycerol kinase GlpK, yielding MPRYVGAIDQGTTGTRFMLFDHDGVVVGNAYRKHEQLYPSPGWVEHDPAEIWEKTKAVIERALSRAGVQPEELAAIGVTNQRETTLLWEQDSGRPIQNAIVWQDRRTTERIEQLRENGWEEKIRKKTGLEPDAYFSATKAEWLLENADPIEVEPPRHEDVRERAEKGEILFGTIDTWLIWNLTEEHVTDVTNASRTMLYDIRAGEWDEELLAEFSLPREILPEVRPSSDEETYGTTDPDGFLGAEVPVAGALGDQQAALFGQTCFTPGEAKNTYGTGSFFLMNTGEEAVDSEHGLLTTVAFQRSGEPIQYALEGSIFITGAAIEWLEDVDLIESPAQSEELARSVESTDGVYLVPAFTGLGAPHWDQRARGTIVGMTRGTRKEHLVRATIESIAYQTRDVAEAMAADADVEPEQLRVDGGAVKNNFLCGIQADIVDMEIVRPEVDETTALGAAYAAGLAVGYWEDLEELRENWRIDRTFEPGGDRREIERRYDRWQEAVDRAKGWAVDPDE
- a CDS encoding anaerobic glycerol-3-phosphate dehydrogenase subunit C produces the protein MSKHQPPCDDEATEPIEVFPEGALDLRAGADACYKCTTCETSCPVAEVDDEFPGPKFQGPEQWRLKRKEDQDIDDSILSCSNCLRCDNACPSEVPLSQMHNEARGEYVDEQMTKLSREYVRNRILANYGLLAGIGSKVPRLVNFVMGLGVTRKLNEKLLGLPSEREFPAFATQTFREWWRKRGGAQVESDDKRVAYFHGCYSNYNTPEVGKAMVRVFEAFGYEVLVPEQRCSGTPMFANGMLSDARRAAETNVESLAAAIDDGADVVASCTSCSLSLRTEYPELFDIDRIDDVSEHTYEALEYLRIHEDLESAVADAEVDHPALAYHAPCHARNQGLDRQAVELFREVDGVSIEDVGDSCSGISGTYGWKAEKYEASMAIGEEMFHHMEAADGEVGMTECPTCAMQMEHGTGYEIKHPLQVLEAALVPE
- a CDS encoding Cdc6/Cdc18 family protein, with the protein product MNFEERIIRRLRRNRSRQLVRDYAAFSPVSHPSEPVSREAALERLLDTLQPAFSGELPPSAYVWGPKGAGKTALVKATFDVLAGVSREQHRGIHTTTRTERPQTPPFVYVDAREADSEFSLLAAVLNGLLERPAPTQGVSTGRIREQISQVIDGRDGVVVAVDHLGEPRTHELSSVAETLSSLEGTFVWVGVGRDPPGSHSIDPDQVVEMSAYRRHALVDILSERTSVGLSRDALTHEQLRELAVWADGDAHDALAAVFGGAVVAEQNGHDTILPSDLDAGIGAVPRPCVALGRVLALPTNWQHVLAGLVELSPDDRMSVTSATAAIATTSGIDLSEGTIRRMLYELAEEGILDRQPVDGAGSRGRPPSRIEPLFPTLLFRELSRERPDE
- a CDS encoding YeeE/YedE family protein, whose translation is MIDATVQLGETVIALLGSELFPRGWEHYLLGGLFIGLGTAIIYAATAIPAGASTFLESTLSYASRLRRFQQPRFVSSRDWRVVFTVGIVAGAAGYSVVAGEFVWLTDVQPWRLFVGGILIGVGTRIGKGCTSGHGVCGVGSGSRTSILNVAVFMLVAIGVAQLLFAMGVRP
- the glpB gene encoding glycerol-3-phosphate dehydrogenase subunit GlpB, with amino-acid sequence MALESDVLVIGGGLAGTTAAIAATREGADVRLVSYKKSTLRQSSGLIDALGYVPERDGDSVDSERDGDSVDSGSGTALRGPIVDPFGAIDDLPEEHPYSVVGADAVEAGFALFDDLVGDAYRGGHTDTNALFPTFGGTIKPTARYPAATAAGVASDDRPMFVVGFRSLTAYDAGALADGLSSSGVPFPVSGAEVEFAAAFRDDAKITRFARALDDDEPIEGVPARKALAAAVEPHLSEFTDSVADTAEIRVGFPAFLGEDRAADVREELGDRLGAAVFEIPMGPPNLPGLRLEALLLEELDAAGVSFETGVKAVDRTVGADGAVEAVLVDRNGTRVPYAADAVVLATGGLIGKGLQSDRKRVTEPVFDCPVSHPADRYDWFVDDAFGGHPFARFGLATDDRLRPVDPTGNGDPEYPNLFAAGAVLGGADVAREKSASGVSLATGVVAGRGAAAVANDTLEANR